In Nostoc sp. UHCC 0926, a single genomic region encodes these proteins:
- the pip gene encoding prolyl aminopeptidase: MRELYPAIEPYLEGSLQVSDLHTIHFEESGNPQGQPIVLLHGGPGGGCPPFYRQYFHPEKWRLVMFDQRGCGQSTPHAELRENTTWDLVSDIEKLRQHLGIEKWAVFGGSWGSTLSLAYSQTHPSGCTALILRGIFMLRQKELQWFYQEGASYIFPDAWEEYVKPIAIAERDHMIAAYYKQLTSPDLEIQLAAARAWSIWEASTSRLFLDPELMQKFGENEFASAFARIECHYFMNKGFFETEDQLLLNVDRIRHIPAVIVQGRYDVVCPMISAWELHRAWPEAEFIVVPDAGHSMSEPGICSALIEATDNIEFC; this comes from the coding sequence ATGCGAGAACTTTACCCAGCGATCGAGCCTTACTTAGAGGGCAGTTTACAGGTTTCTGACCTTCATACTATTCATTTTGAAGAGTCAGGTAACCCGCAAGGTCAACCCATCGTTTTGCTGCATGGGGGACCTGGTGGTGGATGTCCACCTTTTTATCGACAATATTTCCACCCAGAAAAATGGCGGTTGGTGATGTTTGACCAGCGCGGTTGTGGTCAAAGTACGCCCCATGCTGAATTACGGGAAAACACCACTTGGGATTTAGTTAGTGATATCGAAAAACTGCGCCAACATTTAGGTATAGAAAAGTGGGCGGTCTTCGGTGGTAGTTGGGGTAGCACTTTATCATTAGCCTACAGTCAAACCCATCCCTCTGGCTGCACGGCGTTAATTCTCCGTGGTATCTTCATGTTGAGACAAAAAGAGTTGCAATGGTTCTACCAAGAGGGTGCTAGCTATATTTTTCCTGATGCTTGGGAAGAATATGTCAAACCAATTGCGATCGCAGAACGTGATCATATGATCGCAGCATATTACAAGCAGTTGACCAGTCCAGATTTAGAAATTCAATTAGCAGCAGCGCGTGCTTGGTCAATTTGGGAAGCTAGTACCAGTAGACTTTTCTTAGACCCAGAACTTATGCAAAAGTTTGGCGAGAATGAATTTGCTTCAGCTTTCGCTCGCATTGAATGTCATTACTTTATGAATAAAGGATTTTTTGAAACAGAAGATCAATTACTTTTAAATGTAGACCGCATTCGCCATATTCCGGCTGTAATTGTTCAGGGGCGCTATGATGTAGTCTGCCCAATGATATCAGCTTGGGAATTACATCGCGCTTGGCCAGAAGCCGAATTTATAGTCGTTCCTGATGCCGGGCATTCGATGAGTGAACCAGGAATTTGTAGTGCCTTGATTGAAGCAACAGATAATATCGAGTTCTGTTGA
- a CDS encoding polyphosphate kinase 2 family protein: MNYDAFIVPPGSKISLKKNYDPAYKTDFHQKADAAIKLQADIERLANYQNILYAQNTYALLIIFQAMDAAGKDSTIKHVTSGVNPQGFQVFSFKAPSAEELDHDYLWRTTKALPERGRIGIFNRSYYEEVLVARVHPEILKKQQLPYLPEGNKIWKQRFEEINGLEKYLVENGVIILKFFLNVSKSEQKKRFLERIESPEKNWKFSDSDVRERVFWDDYMNAYEEVFNHTSTKSAPWYIIPADRKWFTRLVVANIICTKLEELNLQYPTVSEEHRQQLLEAKRILEQEDEPMNLKNKGKKK, encoded by the coding sequence ATGAATTACGATGCTTTCATTGTTCCACCAGGTTCAAAGATTTCTCTGAAAAAAAACTATGACCCAGCTTATAAGACTGATTTTCATCAAAAAGCTGATGCTGCAATCAAATTACAGGCAGATATTGAACGACTAGCAAACTACCAAAATATTCTCTACGCTCAAAACACTTATGCCTTATTGATTATTTTTCAGGCAATGGATGCTGCTGGTAAAGATAGCACAATTAAACATGTGACATCTGGTGTTAACCCGCAAGGATTTCAGGTGTTTAGTTTCAAGGCCCCCAGTGCGGAAGAATTAGACCATGACTACCTGTGGCGAACAACTAAGGCTTTGCCAGAAAGAGGTCGAATTGGGATATTCAACCGCTCATACTATGAAGAAGTGCTAGTAGCTCGTGTCCATCCAGAAATCTTGAAAAAGCAACAACTTCCTTACTTACCTGAGGGAAATAAGATATGGAAACAACGCTTTGAAGAAATTAATGGTTTGGAAAAATATTTGGTAGAAAATGGTGTAATCATCCTGAAGTTCTTTCTCAATGTTTCTAAATCAGAGCAAAAAAAACGTTTTTTAGAACGGATTGAATCTCCTGAAAAAAATTGGAAGTTTTCAGATAGCGATGTTCGAGAACGAGTTTTTTGGGATGATTATATGAATGCTTACGAAGAAGTTTTCAATCACACTAGTACGAAATCGGCTCCGTGGTATATTATTCCTGCCGATCGCAAATGGTTTACCCGGCTGGTAGTCGCTAATATTATCTGCACAAAATTAGAAGAACTAAATCTGCAATACCCAACAGTGAGTGAGGAACATAGGCAGCAGCTTTTAGAAGCAAAACGCATTCTAGAGCAGGAAGATGAACCTATGAACTTAAAAAATAAAGGAAAAAAAAAGTAA
- a CDS encoding tetratricopeptide repeat protein, protein MRLSLSKYRIAGLVSLTLLVVSIPSPSLSLSPPVPSKLAQSNGKTAIDWLNQGLQAIQAGRVQDAIAAFKQATQLDPTLAPAHYNLGLAFRQTGQLQPSADAFYRATQADPKFAPAFANLGGALLEGNNLQLANDYLQRALELDPKLGFAHYNLGLVREQQRDCERAIASFKKAIEYSKNAPEPPYHIGMCSLQQGKFDQARDAFNQAVKINPKYPEAYYNLGSILFQQRKSQEALEAFRKSAEANSNYPNAYYGAGLVFMQLQQYKDAVQVLQFARDLYNAQGNHQWAKNAEQLLQQAQNLNYQPR, encoded by the coding sequence ATGAGATTATCATTATCTAAATATCGCATAGCAGGGTTAGTAAGTTTGACTTTACTGGTTGTTAGCATTCCTTCACCTTCTCTTTCTCTATCTCCTCCTGTCCCCTCAAAGCTGGCACAATCTAATGGTAAAACTGCCATAGACTGGTTAAACCAAGGTTTACAAGCAATTCAGGCGGGAAGGGTACAAGATGCGATCGCAGCCTTTAAACAAGCAACCCAATTAGATCCGACATTAGCACCAGCGCACTATAATTTAGGGCTAGCATTCCGACAAACGGGACAATTACAACCCTCTGCGGATGCATTTTATCGAGCGACGCAAGCCGATCCCAAATTTGCTCCAGCTTTTGCTAATTTAGGTGGTGCGTTGTTAGAAGGTAATAATTTACAGTTAGCTAACGATTATTTGCAACGCGCGTTAGAACTTGATCCCAAACTAGGATTTGCCCACTATAACTTGGGGTTGGTACGAGAACAGCAACGAGATTGTGAGCGAGCGATCGCATCTTTTAAAAAAGCCATAGAATATAGCAAAAATGCACCAGAGCCTCCTTATCATATAGGGATGTGTTCTCTCCAACAAGGTAAATTTGATCAAGCAAGAGATGCCTTTAATCAGGCAGTAAAAATTAATCCGAAGTATCCAGAAGCTTACTACAATCTCGGTTCAATTTTGTTTCAGCAACGCAAATCACAAGAGGCATTAGAAGCTTTTAGAAAATCAGCCGAAGCTAACTCCAACTATCCCAATGCTTATTATGGTGCAGGGTTAGTTTTTATGCAGTTACAGCAATATAAAGATGCAGTACAAGTATTGCAATTTGCTAGAGATTTATACAATGCTCAGGGTAATCACCAGTGGGCAAAAAATGCCGAGCAATTGTTGCAACAGGCACAAAATTTAAATTACCAACCTCGCTGA
- a CDS encoding elongation factor G has product MNEKVKSGSRNVAIVGPYLSGKTTLLESLLFVTGAISRKGSVKDSNTVGDSAAESRDRHMSVEVSAASTEYSGIRFTFIDCPGSVEFAQETYNALIGVDAAIVVCEPIRERVLTLAPLFKFLDDWEIPHLVFVNKMDRANIHVLETLHALKAVSSRPLVAHQYPIMNGEQLTGFIDMVSEQAYQYHPGAPADPISFPESLKEEEHIARAEMLEALANFDDHLLEELLEDIEPPQEEILKDLKMELGADLVVPVFFGVAEQDYGVRPLLEALLREAPEPKTTAERRLKNIKGDTPLAQVLKTYYTPQGGKLSLVRVWRGKLTDGIVLNGIRTGGIYRLMGQQQQFVNQVSAGEIVGLSRLEGIKTGDTISIEQQSAIELPKAVQLEPVYALAITPEKRNDEVKLSGAITKLLEEDCSLAWEQHGDTHEVILWGQGEIHLQVTLDRLRRKYNLPMTTHLPQVPYKETIRKTVASVHGRYKHQSGGHGQFGDVFLEIKPLPRGTGFNFNETIVGGVVPKQYIPGVEMGVREFLTHGPLGFPIVDVAVTLTNGSYHNVDSSEQAFKQAARLAMQTGIPQAEPTLLEPILRVDVTTPSEFTSKVLQLLSGRRGQILGYQGKNDWQGWDNVSAYLPQAEMQNFIVELRSLTLGVGSFHWEYDHLQEVPEKLAERVIHSNGNGANGNGK; this is encoded by the coding sequence ATGAACGAAAAAGTAAAATCGGGTTCGCGGAATGTTGCAATTGTCGGGCCTTATTTAAGTGGAAAAACCACTTTACTAGAAAGCTTGTTATTTGTCACAGGGGCAATTTCTCGCAAAGGCAGCGTTAAAGACAGCAATACAGTGGGAGATAGTGCTGCCGAGTCGCGCGATCGCCACATGAGTGTAGAAGTCAGCGCCGCTAGCACTGAGTATAGCGGCATTCGCTTCACTTTTATAGACTGTCCGGGAAGTGTAGAATTTGCCCAAGAAACGTACAATGCTTTAATCGGAGTGGATGCGGCAATTGTAGTTTGCGAACCCATCCGCGAACGAGTCCTTACTCTCGCCCCTCTATTTAAATTCCTGGACGATTGGGAAATTCCCCACCTCGTCTTTGTCAACAAAATGGATCGGGCAAATATTCACGTTTTGGAAACATTGCACGCCCTGAAAGCAGTGTCTAGCCGTCCCCTGGTAGCGCATCAATATCCGATCATGAACGGGGAACAACTCACAGGCTTTATTGATATGGTGAGTGAACAGGCATATCAATATCATCCAGGCGCACCTGCTGACCCCATCTCCTTTCCCGAAAGCTTAAAAGAAGAAGAACATATAGCACGAGCAGAAATGCTCGAAGCATTAGCAAATTTTGACGACCATTTACTCGAAGAACTTTTAGAAGACATCGAGCCACCCCAAGAGGAAATCCTCAAAGATTTAAAAATGGAATTAGGGGCAGATTTGGTAGTGCCCGTTTTCTTTGGTGTGGCAGAACAAGATTATGGTGTTAGACCTCTATTAGAAGCCTTGTTACGGGAAGCCCCCGAACCAAAAACCACAGCAGAACGTCGCTTAAAAAACATAAAAGGTGATACACCTCTAGCGCAGGTATTAAAAACTTACTACACTCCCCAAGGTGGCAAACTCTCTCTGGTGCGTGTTTGGCGGGGCAAATTAACTGATGGTATTGTCCTCAATGGCATTCGGACTGGTGGAATTTACCGCCTCATGGGACAACAACAGCAGTTTGTTAACCAAGTTAGTGCTGGTGAAATTGTCGGATTGAGCCGTTTAGAAGGAATCAAGACAGGCGATACAATCTCTATAGAACAGCAGTCTGCAATAGAATTACCCAAAGCTGTACAGTTGGAACCAGTGTATGCTCTGGCGATTACACCAGAAAAGCGCAACGATGAAGTTAAACTCAGCGGTGCCATTACCAAGTTATTGGAAGAAGACTGCTCACTTGCTTGGGAACAACACGGCGATACTCACGAAGTAATCTTGTGGGGTCAAGGCGAGATTCATTTGCAAGTCACCCTAGACAGACTGCGCCGCAAATATAATCTGCCGATGACAACCCACTTGCCACAAGTGCCTTACAAAGAAACCATCCGCAAAACGGTGGCTTCAGTTCATGGGCGCTACAAGCACCAAAGCGGTGGTCACGGACAGTTTGGTGATGTTTTTCTTGAAATTAAGCCTTTACCACGCGGTACAGGTTTCAACTTTAATGAAACCATTGTTGGCGGCGTGGTTCCCAAACAGTACATTCCTGGGGTGGAAATGGGCGTGCGGGAATTTCTGACACATGGGCCTTTGGGCTTCCCAATAGTGGATGTGGCGGTAACTCTGACTAATGGTTCATACCACAACGTTGATAGTTCCGAACAAGCCTTTAAGCAAGCTGCCCGATTGGCAATGCAAACGGGGATACCCCAAGCGGAACCTACGCTGTTAGAACCAATTCTGCGGGTGGATGTTACCACACCTAGCGAATTTACCTCTAAAGTGCTGCAACTGTTGAGTGGTAGACGGGGGCAAATTTTAGGTTATCAGGGTAAAAACGATTGGCAAGGCTGGGATAATGTCTCTGCATACTTGCCACAAGCAGAGATGCAAAACTTTATTGTAGAATTGCGATCGCTCACCTTAGGCGTTGGTTCCTTCCACTGGGAATATGACCATCTCCAAGAAGTGCCAGAAAAGCTTGCTGAACGTGTCATTCACAGCAATGGCAATGGTGCTAACGGTAACGGCAAGTAA
- a CDS encoding phosphate-starvation-inducible PsiE family protein, with protein sequence MYMQKRLKSRFLFSDRWLDRHSIVRNMEAFQDLIVIVLCFGLFAVMLMQLWGLFIAITQQLDYKHVTAKILFVLILVELFRLLMVYLQEHSISVGVAVEVTIVSLLREVVVQGALEISWVNTAAICGLLFVLGGLLVVCAKTPHMDCMSANTKLCPIVYRGDRERQNELELQYSRQCDENQPLG encoded by the coding sequence ATGTACATGCAAAAGCGCCTGAAGAGTCGATTTTTATTTTCTGATCGCTGGCTTGATCGGCACTCCATTGTTCGCAATATGGAAGCCTTTCAAGACTTAATTGTGATTGTCTTGTGTTTTGGTTTGTTTGCCGTCATGCTGATGCAATTGTGGGGGTTATTTATCGCCATTACGCAGCAGCTGGATTATAAACATGTGACTGCCAAAATCCTATTTGTGTTGATTTTAGTCGAGTTATTTCGACTGTTAATGGTCTACTTGCAAGAACATAGTATATCTGTGGGGGTAGCAGTTGAGGTAACAATTGTATCTCTACTGCGAGAAGTAGTAGTTCAGGGAGCGCTGGAAATTTCTTGGGTTAATACCGCTGCAATTTGTGGTTTGTTGTTTGTTTTGGGTGGGCTACTTGTAGTCTGTGCTAAGACGCCACACATGGATTGTATGAGTGCTAACACTAAGTTGTGCCCGATTGTGTATAGAGGAGATAGGGAACGGCAAAATGAGTTGGAATTGCAGTATTCACGTCAATGTGATGAAAATCAGCCTCTTGGATAA
- a CDS encoding VOC family protein, with the protein MKLQLTHLRLLVSNYKDSFLFYRDLLKFDVDWGDEDSGYAEFNTGYLKLGLFKKELMAEVVPRIEQPSYVANRDKIVLIFAVDNVDEVYKQVKDQNAIVVTQPQDRPSWGIRTAHFRDPDGNLIEIYNNLGIVS; encoded by the coding sequence ATGAAGCTTCAGCTAACACACCTGAGACTGCTTGTCTCCAACTACAAAGATTCTTTTCTGTTCTACCGGGATCTGCTGAAATTTGATGTCGATTGGGGCGATGAAGATAGCGGATATGCTGAGTTTAATACTGGATATCTCAAGCTGGGTTTGTTCAAAAAAGAATTAATGGCTGAAGTAGTCCCAAGAATCGAACAGCCTTCATATGTTGCGAATCGAGATAAAATTGTCTTGATTTTCGCAGTTGATAATGTGGATGAAGTCTATAAGCAAGTAAAAGATCAGAATGCGATAGTTGTAACTCAACCACAAGATCGCCCAAGCTGGGGAATCCGCACAGCTCATTTTCGCGATCCTGATGGCAATCTCATCGAAATCTACAACAATCTAGGAATTGTCAGTTAA
- a CDS encoding Rpn family recombination-promoting nuclease/putative transposase, producing the protein MQTDKIFYSLFQAFPSIFFTIIGDPTVNINAYEFVSVELKETAFRIDGVFIPTNQTANQPLYFVEVQFQLDSSFYRRFFAEIFLYLRQNESVNFWRAVVIYPQRSLDPTDRLPYELLLNSSQVQRIYLDELDSGENSLEVAIVKLIIEREETAVDKGRELILQARQQLTDKATIKQIVELIETILLYKFTRLSREELAEMLGIDDEFKKTRMYQSIKQDGLEEGRQEGRQEGRQEGRQEGRQQAKLEAIPRLLALGLSVEQVAVALDLTVAQVQEAQNQSG; encoded by the coding sequence GTGCAAACTGACAAAATATTTTATAGCTTATTTCAAGCTTTTCCTAGCATATTTTTTACAATAATTGGCGATCCGACTGTCAATATCAACGCTTATGAATTTGTTTCAGTCGAACTAAAAGAAACTGCTTTTAGGATTGATGGGGTATTCATCCCCACAAATCAAACCGCAAATCAACCACTGTACTTTGTGGAAGTCCAGTTTCAATTAGACTCAAGTTTTTATAGACGCTTCTTTGCCGAAATCTTTCTTTACTTGCGTCAAAACGAATCAGTAAATTTTTGGCGTGCTGTTGTTATCTATCCGCAACGAAGTTTAGATCCCACCGATCGGTTACCGTATGAGTTGCTGCTAAACAGTTCACAAGTGCAACGTATTTATCTAGATGAATTAGATTCGGGGGAGAACTCACTTGAAGTTGCGATCGTTAAATTAATTATTGAAAGAGAAGAGACAGCCGTTGACAAAGGTAGAGAATTAATTTTACAAGCAAGACAACAACTAACAGATAAAGCAACTATAAAGCAAATTGTAGAATTAATAGAGACTATCCTGCTGTACAAATTTACCCGGTTAAGCCGAGAGGAGTTAGCAGAAATGTTGGGTATAGACGACGAATTCAAAAAGACAAGGATGTATCAATCAATCAAGCAAGATGGCTTGGAGGAAGGTCGGCAGGAAGGTCGCCAGGAAGGTCGGCAGGAAGGTCGGCAGGAAGGTCGGCAACAAGCTAAATTAGAAGCTATTCCTCGGTTGTTGGCATTGGGGTTGAGTGTGGAACAGGTGGCGGTGGCTCTCGATTTGACAGTGGCACAAGTACAGGAAGCCCAAAATCAGTCTGGCTGA